GAGAGAGACTAAAATAAATCTCCATCAGGGTTTATCCATGAGCTGCAGAGCTCTTCAGTGAGGCCCAGAATCAGTGTGGAAACTGCACCTTTCAGAGGCTCTGGTGAGTGGTATTTGCTGGTGGGAGCTTGGAATGGGGAACAGTGGGGCACTTTAGGGTCTAAACacatccctctgctctcctgaaagCACCAGGGGCTTGGGAAGAAGCTCAGAGCAACCGGCAAAATCGTGTTTGATGCTGATGGGGACCATCAGGTGAGGAGGAAAATAGGGATGTGGGAGCTACTAGCAACACACAGCTGCCTGAGGAAACCCCTGTGGAAGCTGCCAATGTTTGAAGGAATTTTAAGGTGCCAGAGTGAGGAGTAAAGGATAAGGAGCGTGGCTGGGTGTAGGCTCAGatcccctgccagcagcagagcagaattGAGAAGGTTCAGGCTCATTTCTAACCTGGGAAAGGGCCAAGCAGGGGGAAGCAGCAAAGTCTTgagatttaaaatgcaaaaacgTAGTAAATGCACATAAATATCTGGATCTCCATGCTGCTTGTTCATCACACACCTCAATCCCACTTCCTGATCTTTAGCAAGTCCAAGTGGAGGTTAAGCTGATAGAGCCCAGCGAGCCTGAACTTTGGGGAGAATCCCAGACTGATTTTGGTGGGAAcagaccttaaaaatcatttcgtcccacctcctgctgtgggcagggacaccttccactatacTAGGTTGCTCAAAACCCCGTCCAGAATCAAGGTGTTCTGTAGGATCACGAGGGTCAGGAGGCTTTTGGGGGCTGGGGGCtttgaaggcagcagcagctggggatgaggggctggggacacttGGGGTGGCCACGAAAACATCTGGTTTGTGACAGAGCCCTGACAGCAGGGCAAGGCTGGGGGGTCTGTCCTGCTGAGCATTCACAAAGAGCCCCCCGGAGCCAGGACTGGTTCTGGCAGCAAATTCCTGGTGCTGACAGGACGATGCTGCAGAGACACAAAGTCTCCCCGGGCACTCGGCTCCGCGCCGGAgccttccctggagcagctctgcaggaatcCACCCTCTGCTCGCTGGCTTCAGACAATTCcttataaaaaaatccttttaacCAAGCCTTGCAATAGCAAGGGTGAGCCCTGCAGCGTTTCAGTGGATCTTTGAAGACTTGTAAGTGGTAATTGCCCTCCGGggtgggctggggcagctgcctTGGTGGGGTCACTGCATGGTCCCACCGCCCCATCCCGGCCTGTCACATCCCTCCTTTCCCTCATCCAGGGTGGGAtgctcctgcacagcccatccctgccACCCCTCTGATCTTCCAGGGCTCAGGTCTGCCTGTTTGTGCAGTGTTTAACACAAGCCCACCCCTCCCCGTGGCTCCCAGTTCCAAACCTGCTCTGTCAGAGCATTATTTTTCCGGgggggctctgccagctgctccctcccatCCACACACGGCCCCGGAGGGCTCGGCAGAATTCCTCATCCCACAGGGACTGCTGGCAGGAAGCAATCTGGCAGACAACATGTTTAGAGGAGACTAATGTCTCGGAGCCACCGAACCATTTAATTGCCAATAAACACAGCCCACATGTAAATAATTATGGAGACCCAGGAACTGTGTCGTCTTCCATGGAaggagggagctggcagcctgGAAACACCCCATGGCAAGGGGAGAAATTAAGATTTCTTGTTAATGCAGAAGGGATGAGCATCAGTAAACCTGCCTGGGTATTTCCAGGTGTTGCTTCGGGCTCAGGGTGGCCCAGGAGGTGGCGGTTCCTGATGGAGTGAGAAGGACAAAGCTGTGCCTTGGGGTGAGTTTGAGGGTAAATCTTGAAAATTCATCCATTTGCTTCACCAGGCTCTTGTTGCAACCCAGTGGGATTACTGCAATATCTTTTTTTGCCACATTTTTGGGATAAAGAGCTGCGAGGATCCTATTTCAGAACTTTGGAGTTTTATCAGCATCACACACACTCTCAGCAATGCAGACTTTCCCTTCAGAGCCCTGGTAAAATCTGCAGGGATCCATTGTTCCTCTGCCAGGACATCCCATCCCgttccagcccctgcctggagcagggacaccttccactagaccaggttcctCTCCaggccctgtccaacctggccttggacacttccaggtCAGAGCAGCCTTCTCTGGGTGATCTGTGCTCTGAGGCCTCACTACCCTctcaaggaagaatttcttcccaatctcccatcctgcactctggcagtgggaagccattcccccttgtcacTCCAGGCTCatgtccaggtccctctgcagctctctcGGAGCCCCGTTAGGCACAGGAAGGGGCTCCAAGGTTTCCTTGGAGCCTTAGGCATCCCCACTGCCATCTTTCACCTCCTGAGGTTGCTCTGGTTCCATTCTTGGAGCGGGAGGTTGTCACCATGCAGAGCCCCCCACTGTCACCACCAGAGGAGCCGTCTGGATCCAGCAATTTGGCTTTTCCCGGGGGGTGGGGAGGGTTGATGGGTTCCTATGGCAACCCAGAGCCGCTCTGCAGCGCTTCCCTGCGTGGCAATCAGCGCTCACCTCGTTTATGGAATTAGCGCCCGTCACCTGCACGCTGAGCGTGGCCTCGGCCCCGTTCCGCTCATCACTGCCGGGAGATGGGCTGGAGCATCCGGGGGGAGGCAGCCACCCCCTGCTGGAGCATCACCCCAAgttttctgctgccaggggctgtgggatgactccatccctgctgcaggaaatgtCTGTGTCTCCCGCATTGCTCCCAAAATTGGATATTAACGTGCAGTAAAAATGATGCTTTGAGTGGGAGGGCTTTTGGGGtgtctcccagccctgctccatccttGGCACGCTGAAGACTCCCAGGCAGAGGCACCAGGCCAGGGCTGTGTCTGTAGCTTTTTGGGGACTGGTACAAAGCATCCCATCCCTCATCATCACCTTGGGGAATGATGTTGAACTAAGTCTGGTAAATAAATGCCAGATCTGTCCCCGAGCGAGGGCACGGTGACCGCTGTGTGTGACTAAGGAGATTCTTGGCATCTGCTGCGGGAGTGGGATGATGGATAAAACAGATGAATGAGGAGTAAACTGGGGCTTAGGAAATCTTGGTTAATTTGCTGCAGCAAGAGCTTGCTACGCTCACAGAAATTAAAGTGTGAGCGCTCACAGcgacagaggaggaggaggaggcaccGGGGGAATACAAGATGAGTCGGAAGTGGGCACATCCATAAATCAACTGTGGTGCTTTCAATAATTCAACAATGCTGGAAGATCCAGCAGTTCACAGAGAGGTGATGTCCATGGGAAGGTGCTCAGTCTGCCTGATCCAGTGGGATCCAGCCCccaagtgtccaaggccaggctggacagggtttggagcaacctgggctgctggaaggtgtccctgcccacggcaggggggtggaactgggtgggatttaaggtcccttccatcccaaaccaggACCTATTCCAGGTCCTTCCTGTGAGCCTGAGCTGTATCAACTGTGCTTTTAGCcaagagaagtgaaaataagCCTGATTTACTCATGTACATGTCACAAGTGTGCCTCTTTAACCAGATCTGGAAAGAGTTGGCCACAGTTTGTACAGCCCATGGAATCTGctcagagaaatggaaatggtATTTTGCAAGTCCTTTCAAGGAAATCAGAAGCAGTGGCTTGAGTCAGAATGTTATTCACAATAAACCGGGAAATAATGGTAatgataataattataataataatataaaatgaatCAACAATTTCTAAGCCTTTTCCAGATCCACAAATAAAATTTGCCCAATGATCCTGGCTCAGTGGAAGAGTTTCTCTGTTCTCGATGTTTTGTCATCACTGGTGACATCGAGACAGAACAAACACAGTGAGACGGGGGCTAAAAGTCAATGGAAAATTACCAGGctaattttgtttgctgtgcCTGAtttggaggcagaggaggaaatttCTAGGAGTACACATGGAAACAGTGTTGATCCCTCATGTGCATTTAGAGCTGATGCTCATCTCAATTCATTCTGCAGGCCAGGACAAAGGGCCTCATCATCTGCAGCCATGGGAGAAACCTGGATGGGGATCAAATAATGGGAATAAAACCCTGCTTGTAGGTAAGCTCTTTCAAGCAATCATTTCTCGAGTGCTTTTGAAAGAACATCACTGgaataaattatattatctGCCCCTTAGAGCTGTAAACACCTAAACAGGCTGACCaatattttcccttcctggGCTGTGCCgtggcagaaggaaaagctaCAGGCACCAAATCCTGGTAGAGAAGAGGGTCACAGaatggaattgtttaggttgaaaaagatctttaagatcgAGTCCAACTGTTATCAACCATATTTCAGCCAACAACAGAGTTTGTGAGGAAGAAACAGCCTCAGGGACAATATTGTGCAAAACTCTTAATAAATGAGGATGatttaacaaaaatatcctCTTTATACCCCCTGGTTCCTGGGAGAAAAGCTTCGAGCAACTTCCTGAGGAATGTTCTGCAGAATCAGCCTTCAAACATGTTTTTCTCCCTCATTTATCTGATTAATTTACtttcattaagaaaacaaaccacGTTCTCCTTTATATATCCAGTTTCTGTGAATCACAGactgcagctctgggatttctgtgtttattctcAGAAGTCACTCAGCTTTTAGCTCACCCTCCCAAAatagtgttttcctttttcctgcaggtAATTTGAGGGATGAGCAAAACATCTCGACAGGGTGACCTGAGGGTGGGGGTTTTCTCTCCCAGTGCTCAATAACTGCAAATTCTGGTCTAGTCTGGAAACATGGAAGAGAAGACCTCATCCTCTTTGTGGATCAGTCCTCTGGGATAGATATATGGATTTTAAGTGGCCCTGCAGATAAATGCAGTGATGGGAATGAGTGGGTGGTGGAGttggagggagaaaaaggcCAAGAAGTGTAATTTAAGGAAATTTAGGGGTTTTAATTAAGAATGAAGTAATAGAGGTTGTGATGGGATGAAATGAAGAGAtggcagtgacaggacaagaagaaatggcttcagacagagggcagggttaaatgggatactgggaagaaattcttggctCCGAGGATGGTGAGGCCCCATGGTGAGGCACATGaagcccagagaggctgtggctgctcagcccctggaaatgtccaaggccaggctggatggggcttggagcagcttgggCCAGCACTAATCCCAGCCTGACCTCCAAGGATCTGCCACAGCCCAGGACTGGGACAGAACTATCCACACCCAAGCTGGCATCTTCCTGGGATGTGACTGAGCTGCAGTCAGGGGTTTCTGGGGTTTGTGGGATTCACAtcaatacacacacacacagaccaAGCTCTTGAAGCCTTTATTACAGGAAGGACAAACAGGACCTTCTGCCTTGCTTGGCTCCTCCTGGATGAGCAGCCCAGGCCTAGGGAAGCTGCAGGAAGCCgaagagggagctgctgtgtgggaaCACAACAGAGGCCACTGTCACTGCGTTGGATgggtccctgctctgctggtcACCCCACAGAAGATCACAAGTCCTTCTAGGGTCACCATGAGGGCCTCAGCCAGAAGGTGAGCAAGCCTGTGGGTGGGCATACGGGGAGTGTATTAGGGATCCTGTTGGGGTCCAGCCAGCTGTGTCCTCACTGGATGCTCCCAAGTGCCATGGGCAGGTTCCATGCAGGTCTGAGGATGTGGTCCTGGGGGCTTTGAAGTGCTGTTCTTGGAGAAGTGGGAGgtcacagctctgcccacagagcagggcagctgggagctgctgtggccctGAGCTGTGGTGCCTATGGGGGTGCTGGTGCCTGTGGGCTGCTCCCAAGGGTTTCTCCTGGGAAATCAAGAGGTTAAAACCTAGATGGGAATTGGGTGTAAGGAGATGCTGCCTTCTGCATGTGCTGCTtgcacagagcagcctgagAGGCCACAGAAGCACCTCAGACACTGAGGAGCACCGACAAGCAAGCCCACCCTTCATCTGGCAGCTTCTGGGATAGAATAGCCTGATACTGAGACCCCCACCTCCACTGCAGGACCCTAAACGTGGACATCCACCAAGCTAAACTTCCCTGGGCGCAGAATTGGAGACATCATTCCCAGCAAACTCATCACTAGAGATCTTTTGAGTCCTGCTTGCCCATGAAGAGCAGTGATGACTTCATGGATGtgcccagctgcctctgcaccTTTGGCTGGAGAATCTGGGATGCCCTGTCAGGTTATGGGGGCGGCTCCTCCAGCAGAACAAGCAGGTTATGGAAGTCATTCCCATTCCAAACCAGCCACCTGTTGTCAGCAGCCACGTGCCCCCATCTGCACCTGCAGAATGCACATCTCCGAGCCTACATTGTTCCTTCACCAGTAAGCCACAATTTTAAAGGATAAATGCACAGCAATTTCACGGCTCCCCGTGCAAGTCGACCTCTCCCCGTGGCACAAAGTGCTGCCTGTTGCTTAGGAACAATCTATATCCTACACAATGAAGATGTGCGCTCTCCAAAGGGTTTTTTACACAATGGGTGTTTGCCTTGCTCAGACACCGACCCACCTCCTGCATAAACCATGGGCTGAAGTCTTTGTGCTCCAAATGTAGCACTGGACACCTACTACACCCAGCCACGATTCGGGATATAGGGATATGTCCCAGCCAGGGTTTGGGATATAGGGCTATGCAAACCAAATCCCTCAAGGTCCTCTGGCTAAGGTAACCTGGATTGCAAAGCTATCTTGTCCGAGGCCCCGGTGGGAGCGTCTGCCAGGGTGGAGCAGGTGTTGAAGCGGGAAGCCTTGCAGGACATGGTCCTGGAGCTCTGCTTCTTGCGGTAGAAGTAACTGCTGAGGTGGAACCAGAACTTGTCGTGGAGGGAGGCATAGATGAAGGGGTTGTAGCAGGCAGAGCTCATGGCGATCAGGTGGCACGAGACCTGGATGACATTGACGTACCTCTTGTCCAGGATGGTGAACTCCTCGTCGATGTCCCGGATGAAGTTGACCACCTGCAGAGGCAGCCAGCAGATGGCAAAGCAGACCACGGAAATGATGAGCACCCGGAAGGTCTTGTGCTTGGTCCTGGTCCACTTGTCCCGGCAGGGATGGGCGGCCCCCGGCACGTTCCTCCTGCGCAGGTGGTGGGTGATGGCACAGAAGGAGATGGACACGGCCAGCAGCGGGAGCATGtaggagagcagcagcatcaggcaCGAGTACAGCAGCCGCTCCCTCTCCTCGTGCTTCCAGAACTCCTCGCAGATGATCATGTCGTGGCCGATGGCGTTGAGGTCCAAGTAGTGGGTGTGCAGTGAGGTGGGCACAGAGGCCACGATGGAGAGCAGCCAGATGCAGGCCACGAGGCCGAGGCAGGCCCTGCGGCTGATCCGCCTGCGGATCGGGTACGCCACCACCACGTAGCGGTCGATGGCGATGGCCGTGAGGGACAGCACCGACACGAAGACGGTGGCGGCCTGCAGCAGGGTGACAAAGTGGCACATGAACATGCCAAAGAGCCAGCCTCGC
This sequence is a window from Parus major isolate Abel chromosome 5, Parus_major1.1, whole genome shotgun sequence. Protein-coding genes within it:
- the LOC107205435 gene encoding prolactin-releasing peptide receptor-like; the encoded protein is MAPLPNDSWHNGSALIFTGLDLLLELKPLFIPLYATLVAVACIGNLFLILLIALTKKLHCTTNFLIGNLAVADFIMCLACVPLTVSYAFEERGWLFGMFMCHFVTLLQAATVFVSVLSLTAIAIDRYVVVAYPIRRRISRRACLGLVACIWLLSIVASVPTSLHTHYLDLNAIGHDMIICEEFWKHEERERLLYSCLMLLLSYMLPLLAVSISFCAITHHLRRRNVPGAAHPCRDKWTRTKHKTFRVLIISVVCFAICWLPLQVVNFIRDIDEEFTILDKRYVNVIQVSCHLIAMSSACYNPFIYASLHDKFWFHLSSYFYRKKQSSRTMSCKASRFNTCSTLADAPTGASDKIALQSRLP